The following DNA comes from Mycobacteroides immunogenum.
ACCATGGTGCCGAATTCCAGCGCGCCACCCTTGCCCTTGGCCGGCCTGATGACCTGCACTCGCTGCCCGGCGGTAATCAGCTCCCAATCGGAACGCTGTGCCTTGGGGGCGAATTCGCGCAGCATGTCCACGCGGTCATCGGGTGTGAGGGCGAGCTGGCTCAGCAGGAAGGTGGCGAGCTTGAACTCGGTCAGGCCGACACCCACCATCGACATCAGGTTGTTGGGCTTGATCGAGGCGGGTAGGTCAGTGACCTTACCCATCTTGAGGAACTTGGGCGACCAGCCGGCGAACGGCCCGAACAGCAGCCATTCCTTGCCGTTGATCACGCGAGTATCCAAGTGCGGTGCCGACATCGGGGGCGCACCGAGCGGCGGGAAGCCGTAAACCTTGGCCTTGTGACCATCGGTCAGGTCCGTGCTGTTGGTACGCAGGAACGCGCCGCTCACCGGGAATCCGCCGAAGCCCTTGGCTTCCGGGATTCCGGCCTTTTGCAACAGACCAAGAGCACCACCGCCGGCGCCCACGAAAACGAACTTGGCCTTGAGCTTGCGCTTCTCACCGGTGCGCCCGTTGACCAGCTTGAGAATCCATCCGCCGTCACTGTCCCGGCTGATGTTGCGAACCTCGGTGCCGAAGATCGCGCTGGTACCGCTGCGAACTCCAAAGCCCACCAACTGCTTTGACAACTCACCGAAGTCGACATCGGTGCCGTCCTGGCTCCAGTTCAGACCCACGGGGTCGGAGAAGTCGCGTCCGGCCGCCATCAACGGCAGGCGCCGCGCGAATTCGTCCTCGTCGTTGATGAACTCCATCTTCGCGAAGAGCGGGTTGCCCACCAAGGCCGCGTGGCGCTTACGCAGAAACTCGACCTTGTCGGCTCCGTGCACGTAGCTCACATGCGGGATGGGGTTGAGGAATCCCCGAACATCGGGCAGCACACCGTTCTCTACGGCGTACGCCCAGAATTGGCGGGACACCTGGAACTGCTCGTTGACGGTGATGGCCTTGGTGATGTCGATCGAGCCGTCGGCCTTCTGCGGGGTGTAGTTGAGCTCGCACAGTGCCGAGTGCCCGGTGCCCGCGTTGTTCCAGGGGTCACTGCTTTCGCTGGCGGCCGCGTCCAGCCGCTCGATCAGGGTGATCGACAGGTCCGGTTCCACCAACCGCAACAGCGCGCTGAGCGTCGCACTCATAATCCCTGACCCAATCAGGGCAACGTCTGTCTGCTCCACCTGCGCTTTTGACACCGGTTCACTGTCCTTTTCGAAATTTGATGGCGTGGCGATACTCCGCCGCTACCAAGCCACTACCTGCGAGTACACACAGGTTATCGCGCGCGTATATCCGTGATTCCTTCAACTAGGCTATGGCGGTGACATGGGAATCCGATGTCCTCGATGGCTACCTTCGACAGACCATTGACCTGGGCATTGACCCTGACGGCGAAGGTGTAATTACCGCCACACTGGTGCGGCCCGAAATTCAGCCGGAAACCGGCCGGGCGGTGCTCATGGTCCATGGATACACCGATTACTTCTTTCATACCGAGCTTGCCGAACATTTTCTCGCCCGCGGCTATCGCTTCTTCGCCCTGGACTTGCGCAAATGCGGTCGGTCGCGGCACGTTCACCAAACCCCGCACTACATCAGCGATCTGTCTTTTTACGACGTGGAACTCAACGCCGCGATAGAGATCATCAACGGCGAATCGGGCGGAACCCCCGTCGTCGTGTACGGACATTCCGCCGGCGGTCTCATCGTTTCGCTGTGGCTCAACCGTCTACGGGCAGCCGGCCGGCTGGGCCGTATCGCAGGCCTTGTCCTGAACAGTCCGTGGCTGGATTTGCAAGGTCGCCCATTTCTGCGCAGCGGCGGTACCACCGCGGCGGTGAAAGCGATCTCGAGATTTCGCGCCAAACAAGCGATCCCGCTGCCGCATGAGGGTGCATACGGCGCGAGCCTGCACAAAGACTTTCACGGCGAGTTCGACTACAACCTGGAATGGAAGCCCGTCGGCGGATTCCCGGTGCGGTTCGGTTGGATCAGCGCTATCCGCCGCGGGCATGCCGAGCTGCATCGCGGCCTGGACGTCGGTGTGCCCAATATCATCCTGCGCTCGGATCGCAGCCTGCCTGGGGATATCGATCCTGCCGTCGCACTGCACGGCGACGTGGTCCTGGATGTGCAACAAATCGCACGCTGGGCGGGATGCATCGGCAACGACCAGCGGGTGGTTCCGATTCCGGACGCCAAACACGATGTGTTCCTGTCCGTCGCGGACCCTCGCGCACGGGCATACCGGGAGCTGAACTCTTGGCTGCAGCGGTACGAATCGGACAGCTAAGCCGGCCCGATCCTCACCAGGAGCTGCTGCGCAGTACGACCTCGGCGGCCAGTTCCGGGGTGAGATCGCGGGTGGCCGAACGGCGGCCCATCAGCTCCACGATCCGGTAGTCGCCGTAGACGAAGCGCTGGCTGGCGCGAGCAATCGCCCGAGTCGCGTCAGAGGTGACCAGCACCGTGGTGTTGATCTCGACCGGCGGGCAGTGCTTGTCGCGGATCAG
Coding sequences within:
- the mqo gene encoding malate dehydrogenase (quinone), coding for MSKAQVEQTDVALIGSGIMSATLSALLRLVEPDLSITLIERLDAAASESSDPWNNAGTGHSALCELNYTPQKADGSIDITKAITVNEQFQVSRQFWAYAVENGVLPDVRGFLNPIPHVSYVHGADKVEFLRKRHAALVGNPLFAKMEFINDEDEFARRLPLMAAGRDFSDPVGLNWSQDGTDVDFGELSKQLVGFGVRSGTSAIFGTEVRNISRDSDGGWILKLVNGRTGEKRKLKAKFVFVGAGGGALGLLQKAGIPEAKGFGGFPVSGAFLRTNSTDLTDGHKAKVYGFPPLGAPPMSAPHLDTRVINGKEWLLFGPFAGWSPKFLKMGKVTDLPASIKPNNLMSMVGVGLTEFKLATFLLSQLALTPDDRVDMLREFAPKAQRSDWELITAGQRVQVIRPAKGKGGALEFGTMVLNSADGSIAGLLGASPGASTAVPAMLDVMQRCFPDRYANWMPKLKEMIPSLGISLSDEPSLFGEVWDWGTRVLGLEQ
- a CDS encoding alpha/beta hydrolase; this translates as MAVTWESDVLDGYLRQTIDLGIDPDGEGVITATLVRPEIQPETGRAVLMVHGYTDYFFHTELAEHFLARGYRFFALDLRKCGRSRHVHQTPHYISDLSFYDVELNAAIEIINGESGGTPVVVYGHSAGGLIVSLWLNRLRAAGRLGRIAGLVLNSPWLDLQGRPFLRSGGTTAAVKAISRFRAKQAIPLPHEGAYGASLHKDFHGEFDYNLEWKPVGGFPVRFGWISAIRRGHAELHRGLDVGVPNIILRSDRSLPGDIDPAVALHGDVVLDVQQIARWAGCIGNDQRVVPIPDAKHDVFLSVADPRARAYRELNSWLQRYESDS